One genomic segment of Labeo rohita strain BAU-BD-2019 chromosome 14, IGBB_LRoh.1.0, whole genome shotgun sequence includes these proteins:
- the zgc:174917 gene encoding L-threonyl-[L-threonyl-carrier protein] 4-chlorinase produces the protein MKADAAQIQALYEQQGYMTAIPILSPEELQQARDAFAELERKHGEDYTAYSLHNIHKEFDWVMALAKHPKLLEVVTAALGPDVILLDSRFICKYPVCNKPAKTQQSNGIIQPNDTRNKEKDSMPFVAWHQDMKYWGFDGGPVLSVWLALDDSLEDNGALQVIPGTHHSGLLPHQQAKRAGNMLSVNQEIPEELVETEKAILCPLQAGQMSIHDGLLVHASDPNTSNRRRCGYVIRYVPTCTYPIQDPERPRTFPATVLVSGVDKYNHFSCKTSKL, from the exons ATGAAGGCAGACGCAGCTCAGATTCAGGCCCTGTACGAGCAGCAGGGGTACATGACGGCGATTCCTATCCTCAGTCCAGAAGAGCTGCAGCAGGCCCGAGACGCCTTCGCCGAGCTGGAGAGGAAACATG GTGAAGATTACACCGCTTACAGCCTTCATAATATCCACAAGGAGTTCGACTGGGTGATGGCCCTCGCCAAGCACCCTAAGCTTCTGGAGGTGGTCACCGCGGCTCTGGGGCCTGACGTCATCCTCCTCGACTCCAGATTCATTTGTAAATATCCAGTATGTAACAAGCCTGCTAAAACCCAACAAAGCAACGGCATCATCCAACCGAACGATACCCGTAATAAGGAAAAGGACAGCATGCCGTTTGTGGCCTGGCACCAAGATATGAA GTACTGGGGCTTTGATGGAGGTCccgttctgtctgtctggctTGCTCTGGATGACTCACTTGAGGACAACGGAGCACTGCAGGTTATTCCAG GAACTCACCACTCTGGTCTTCTGCCCCATCAGCAAGCCAAACGAGCTGGCAACATGCTGAGCGTCAACCAGGAGATCCCAGAGGAGCTGGTGGAGACGGAGAAAGCCATCTTATGCCCCCTTCAAGCTGGTCAGATGTCT ATCCATGATGGACTTCTGGTTCATGCCAGCGATCCCAACACGTCTAATAGGAGGCGCTGTGGCTATGTGATCCGATATGTCCCTACATGTACTTATCCAATCCAG GACCCTGAGCGTCCCAGGACTTTTCCTGCCACAGTGCTGGTCAGTGGTGTTGACAAATACAACCATTTCTCCTGCAAAACCTCCAAACTGTGA